In the Choloepus didactylus isolate mChoDid1 chromosome 3, mChoDid1.pri, whole genome shotgun sequence genome, gaatttacttttttcttattattctttGTCAGCAAAATTACAGTTGTACCAGTTCTTGGGTTTTATGATCTGGTTCCatcctccatggaagttatctatTTGATCTTAATCACTGATTACACAAATGTTAAGACACTGTCAAGTCTAGGCAAGAAATCGTATAGAAATAGTATTCACCAAATTAAGTATTCTCATTGgatcatttaggaaaaaataacatgCTTGTCAGACAATGGACTTTCAAGTGTAATATCCAGTCTCTGTTTATGCTCTTCAGTATAGCGACATCTACAACTTCCCCATTCATGCCTTCGACAAGGCCCTGGAACAGCAGGAGGCAGAGAGTGACTCTTCAGATGCTGAGGAAAaagatgatgaagaagaagaagtagTAAgcctccctttgttttttttgttgttgttgtttttttgctttgtcaAGCAATAACCAAGAGGACTAGATCTATTTTTACATAATCGAGCAGCTACAGAATATCATCTTCAATCTCGAAAGTAATTATTTGGTCATTTTTTTGGTCGTGAGATCAGCTTGGGTTCAGCAGTGGCTGTTCTGTTCTTCAGGTTCAGCCAGCCAACTGTCTGTGCATTGATACTTTTAATCTTATTCATCGGCATCCTAACATTTTTTCTGCAAAGGCAACAAATAAAAAATCCTTATCAACTGATGTAATATACTATTAAGAAACCTATTGAAATTTGCAGGGTTACTCTTACTTTGGAAGTAGGAGAGGTGTTTGATGAGATTTTTAGGAAAAGGGCTGTTTTAGCAAGTTGCTGTTAATTCAGAAGTATTACATTTGGGAATAACTCGATTTTGGCTGCTTAGTAAATGGACTGATTCTGACTGTTTATGTTATTGATGCATTTATGTATTACTGAGTAAAACTAGGTGTctaaactgaatttttattatatattttgaacCTAACAGCTATGTTTTATTTTAGGATTTGGGAACAAGAGAATTTGTGGAAGATGATGAGGTGGATGAGAGTGACATAAGTGACTTTGAGGTGAGCtatatgggtaaaaaaaaaacatcctttAGCTTTCAGGGAAAAAAACAGGGAGGGTTTCTGAACATGCATAGAAGCAAATACATTCTCCAGTTCTAAACTGAAGCCGATGAAGGGAATTTGGGGAACTGATTTAGTCTTCTTTCCCCTCCCTGTGTTAGGACATGGATAAACTGGACATCAGCGGTAGTGAAGATCAGGATCAGAGATCATCCAGTGAGGACGAAGAAAAGGCCCTGGATGCCAGACACAAAGGCAAAACACCTTTGAAAGGACCTTTGCGGAGAAAACGAGCCTACGTAGAGATAGAGTATGAGCAGGAGACAGAGCCCATGGCTAAGGCCAAAACCACGTGATTTCTCCTCAAACATTTATAGATAGGCCTGAACATTTTGaactccctttctttttttaaacacatacacccttccaatttttgctctttcatgTTGTATTTAACACAATATTTGTGTTTTCAATATTTATGCCACTTCTGTGAGCAAGATATCTAGGAGAGTGTGGAAGAAATTCTTAAATTgtgaataaagtatttttatagCATATATATTAAAGTAGCAGCATGAGCCCAAGAAGCTTAACAGACAAGTTCTTGATGCTGGAATGAGATTGTGACTGTAAATATTTCTAAGTCTTAAATGCTATGTGCCTGTTTCCTTggtgtcttttgttttttcccctaaatttttatttagaaatggcAGGGCTTAAAATTGTTCTCATCCTCCTTTCCCTACCCTTATAGGagtagaaagagggaaggaaaaagatgaTCTAACATAATGTTTAGCATAAAAATACCTTTTTCCTTAAATAACTCCATTAATATAATCTGGGATAGAAAGAAAATCTCTTTGGGAAAGTAATACAGACATTAAGTTCCATCGTAGGGAGCACCTTCGGAAACCTGCTGCACTTTTCTGATACAGTTCACCACCTTGCTGTCTTTGCAGCTTTGGAGACTTTTCGCCAGAAGCCCCTGAAACATAAAACGAAATAGgctttgattttttgttgttatgtttCTTCTCCTCTACCTTGATTCTTCCTTCTTGGTACCATATTCAAGGAAAGAGTAGATGACACTAGGGGACAGTTCACAGACTAGTAAGAACAGAAAGTATTGTTTAAAATCTGTGTTGACATGCTTGGAAATGTCGGCTGGCTCAAACAGCAGCCACTTCGTAACAGTCAAGGCAAATTAGGCTGGATCTAGGGCTTGAAAAATGTCTCAGATTAAAAAgttgatttgaaataatttgaataaactGGTAAGACAACAAAAACCATACTGTCTCTAAATATTAAGATACGATTTTTTTTCATGCTGCCTTTATAACTTTCAGTGGGAGATTTCTAAATGGGGTAAGATGTAAAGCAACAGTTTAAATACCTGCTAGTATATACTGTGGGCTTTGAGAAATTAACTTTTGTTGAATATTGGACCAAAGGAAGAATTCCACGTGGATAAATAAGAGTATGAAAATATATCTACATATGAGATTGCTGCTCCCAAAAAACTGTCTGAAAAGTCCCATCCTGTTGAATTACTCTACCTATAAGTCCTTGGTGGTTTTTAGCccagtatatcttttttttttttaattaaattcattagcatacaatagaaattaaattttataagcTTGCTCATGTTGCTTCCTGCCTCTTCTCTTTTGTCTGAGCCCCAAAGACATGATCACCCTGCCTTTAAACTGTTCTGAATAGCTTTAAAGGAAGAAGGTTTCCTCAAATTCTGTTAAACACTAAAGGGCTCAAAAGTGAAGACTCGAAACCCTCCATGTTCATTTCCAGACTGGGCCGGCAAGTACACAGTAACTTAAATAGGAATTACCTAATGGATAATAATGCCCAACTAAAGCAGAATTGGGGACTTTTTCTTCCTTACCTTCACCCGCCCTTGAGAGCAGTGGTCCAAGAGAATCAGGCAATCTGTGGCTTCCTGCAACAAGGCAGTCTTAACCGGTTCAGGTGTGAGGCTTTGGTCCCTGGCCACATCACATATCAATTTCAGGAGAGCCTTCAACAGGACCACAAGTCTGCATGACACTCTGGAATCAAGAAAAACTATGATCATACCCTAAATCATGGTATATAAAAACTAGAAGGGACTTGAAAGGCCATCCAGTGCAAATCCCTCTTTTCACAAATGAAGGAACTGAAGTCAaagttaaatgatttaaaaaccaCAGAGGAGGAAGCAGAACCAGGAACCAGATTACAGATTTCTTAACCTCAAGTACCCTGCTCTTTCTACAGCATACCTTCTATATTCATACATCTGCTCTGGCCTGTCCAAAAATACTTTGCTTTTCCCTGGAAGCTTGGTTGTACCTACTGTAAGGAAAGTCTCCTATTTAAGGACTGGAAAGAAAAAACGTGTCTCTCCTTCCCTAGAGTGTGTACTTTTGGGCAGAGAATAGGAGGTAGGCCACAGTCCTTTAACTTTTTATGCTATTTTATGCCTGGAAGTTAAACACAATGAGGGAAAGCAGCTTAGCTTCTGGGACTTCCGAGCTTATAGGACTTATAAGTATCAATCTGAATTTTCTGTCATTTAATTTCAGATCTTAGCTTACCCATGAATTATGCCCATTCCATTTACTTCTATTTATTAATTGTTCTAAAAATTTTCATCCCTTACCTTCATCTAAAAAACATTTAAGTTTCTATGGTTTGTGGACCACTCAGCCCTCCATCTCTTACTCAATATAGTTTGCTCTAGATAAACTTGTTCTGCTCAATTCTCCACACTCCACCCCCTCCTTAAATACACATAACAATCATTTTCTAAGCTCCCTATGTTTGATCACCTATGCTTTCTACTTAAAATCTTGATGTCTGCTCTTTTAAGGCTTGGCAGAGTCAATCTGATTCTATTTCATTCATCTATCTAGTCATTCTATTCTAGTCCACTCATCAAATATTTAGGTACCTACTACCAGGTACTGAGTATACTTTAGGAAAATGTAATAGATGCGGGTCTACTCCTGGAGCTTAATAGTTCAGTAGTGGAGAAGGATAAGTAAACAAATGCAATCTAGTTACAAGTGCTAAATAGGAGAATTCTATGGAACATTAAGTGACTAAGGAAAAGACTGTCATAGAGAAAAGTCACCTTGGATTTCTTTTACATCATAAGGAAGTGAGGGAACACAGTCCAGAATGCATACATATGTTGCTGGGACACTTGCCTCTAGCTGAGTTgaactttcagtttttttcactGCTGACTAGTGGTTTGGGTTTAAGTTTATAGTTCCTGACACCTACTTCAGCCCAGAGTTGGAATGCTTCCTCAGGAACCATATCTTCAATTAGGTCTCTCCTGATCACTACTCGGCAGATGTTAAATGATGTGCTATGAAGTGTTCCATTCTCAAGTTAGTTTTAAGGACCATAAGGATGAACAAAGTTAAGCAAGTGTCATTGCAGCACTTCTAAATGGACTTTAATATCCTAATATGTATTATAGGTCTAGAGAGATAATACAACCAATTGGGTCTCCCAACTTGTTTGAtcataaaatattgttttctgtGAAACATCAAATAGTACCTGGATGGGTAACCTCCAAAACACCAGTCTAAGCCATTTTTAAGATATGTTTgagtttaaaaaggaaacaactttACCGTTGTTGGAATTTACAACTGATGcctcatgaaaaaaaaaggtCCAAATATGAGCCTGAGGTAACTGTAGGTATATTTTATCTTTCCAATGCCATTGTCTCAGTTCAAAATCCCACAGGGATATGAAATGGTAGATTTTCAAATACATGGCATGCCTTTAATATTTTGTGCTGCGTGTAAATCTGGGAAAGTTCTGACATGAAAATCAGCAGAATTTACCCTTTTTGGCACACCTCTTTGCTTGGCTGCCATACCTGGGCCACGTATGCTGGATAAGAAGTTTTAGGGTTTCCAGTATCTTCAATCTAGCCTCCTCTTCTGGTCCATCATAAACCTCTAGATAACCAATGATGACTCGCTCCAGCCTCTTCAAATGCCGGACAGTTAGAATCCCCAGCctaaaaatgaaagtgagaacGTAAAGGCCAAGAGTTGAAGTAGGGTAGGATGgccagctccacagcccagacCTTACCTCCTCACGAAAGCTGGTAGGTTTCTTGCATAGGTTCTGCGTAAGAGAAGGCGGTGCTCTGGCTCCATGTAGGTCAGGACCAGTTGTAGTACCTCATCACAGTGTGTGGTGGGTCGAGCTGCACCTCCCTTCCACTGCACGGCCTTCTCCAAGATGGGGAATAAATCCAGGAGACACAGGAGCACCGCCTAGGAAGACGGAATGAAAGGAAACCATATAGTTCATCCACTCTACATTCATAACACTCAGTGATTTTTCTAGGAGCCTCAATAATTTACTGTCCTTGGGGTCCATATCTTACAATTCTAAAAGATACAAGTAATAACAAATTAAATGTACCACTTTACATTTGCAAACTCTTTTACATTCTTTATCCCCACCTGACAGTCTCAAATAAGTTAATACTGTATCCTCAGGATTGTTCTCtgctaatctataaaatgggaagaagTGACATAAGGAatgtggcaaagctgggattttAACCCAGATTTTAGGAGTTGTAAGTCTAGTGATATTTATATGTACTTAGAATAAAACTGCTCCTATAATCTAAGATGACTATTCTACTTGAAGTTTCAATGTCTAGGCATTCCCTCTTAGGTGTTCCTTGGATCTCTGGTTTTTCTCtaagtttttctgtttattttaaatctcttttctcCACCATCTCAAGAACCTCAACCTTTTTGGCCTTTAGTACCTGGATTCTTGatatcaaaaacaaaattttaaaaaagaaaagaaagggaagagtgGGGAgggaataaaatgagaaagaaaagatggtttttatcttttcttagtttgccagagctgctctGACAAATACAAGATGGTTGGGATTTAATGTCTCCCAgttttggaagccagaagtcctAAATCAAAGTATCTGCAAGCCATACTTGATCCAAAGTCTGTAGAGTTCTGGTGGTGactctctccctgcctccatctcatggtgatctgtctccctgggcctcctcctctggcttcaacccctcctgctcagtcatctgtgtGTCTGTCTAGAATTCCTCTCCTGataaagactccagtcatataggattcaggcccaccctgcttcagttaAGCCTTATCTTAACAGGATctttcaaagatcccatttacaaatgagttcacacccagagTACCAAGAGTAAGCACTtgtacatgtttttgtggggggcatgattcaagcTATCACATACctctaattttatataaattgtttCCTCTATCTTTAGCATGCTCTTTCCTCTCCTAAGAAACTCCTTTTCACCCTTGATAAGCAATTACTGCCTCCTTCCCAAAGCTTTCTAAAACCACCCCAACACCACCAAAGCTGGTTAGTTGCCTATTGCTGGACAGCCAGCACTTTATACAAACCTCTTTTATCATATGATCACTCCACACTGTGGgcgtgtataaatatttatataaatgtctCTCCAAAGGATTTCTGAAAGCCAGAAACCCTGTTTGGTTCATTTACTCTTCAAGCCTATAATGGTCTGAGCACATAGTACATATTAATAAATGTctgctgatgaatgaataaataacacaCAAAAATATCCAACACACAATTAGTttcaactgtgtgtgtgtgttgatatAAGGCAACACAGATGGAAGAACACTTTAATAAAAACAGAACCTTTCAGACATAAAGCTGCCCTTAATCAGTGTCCCAGATGAAGACAAGACACTGGCTTTTCTGTGAACTCAGGATATGCTTGGTGTTGAACTTTCCAGAGTCACTTGCTAACCTACATGTTTTCAACTTGGCAACCATTTTTAATTACTATCCTTGCTTTCCAAGAGAGGAAAATGTCTCCCAACTATTCTTACTCACATAATGCCACCTTTTACTCAAATTTAGAGAACCCAGACTCACAGTCATGAGCAAATCTCACAATTACCTGAATGAGGTGGTGCTCCAGTGTGTACAGGTGGTTGAAAATGGCATGATACAGGACCTGGGCCCTGTTATACTGGAGCAAATCAGCAGCTGGCTGCAATCAGataaattatccaattaaaaagaaatttctcaaGAATGGTAGTAATTTTTGAAACTGGATTTTGGGCACATGGAGATTCATTACACActctctacttttgtgtatatttttaaagttccataatataaaatttaaaaaaaaaaaatttttttaagtaatagctTGCATATTTGGGTATAATCTCTTtcaagtttctattttttttgttccttgAAACAGTTAACTGTTAATTACTCAAGGCCTGGTTATTCAATATGATAATGACCCATGCCTTCCCTTTCTTCTATAATTATCCTTTAAGTTACTATATCACCTATGAGACATGAGCTCTATTAGGTTGGCAGAGGGAAAgtataagaagagaaaatataaataagtgtatCTGGTTACTTAAGAGCTTTAATAGAAAGTCAGAGAGATGTAAACGGGCAACAATAAAATAGTGATATCATGAATGAGTCAGTGTTCCATCAATACAGATGACAGAAAAGAGCAGTCTCTCACCACATTAAGCACAATGTGATGGAGGCAGTGTACACCCAGGATTTTGTTCTCAGTTTGATAGTCATCTGAGATGAGCAGTGATGGGGGCAGTATCTTTTCCAGATATTGGTTCAGCCAGGGACGGGTGACTTGCTGCAGAGTCCATGAGAAAACATGTTTGGTGGCAGGGTTATTCTTCCAGGATTCCCTAAATGGAAATGTGAAACCACATTAAGTATTACGTTAAGTAAAGTGACAGAGTGTTTAGTAGCTAATGAACTTAACCTGTTCAAACTAAACAGTATTTTCATGTCCTTGAAAATATACATCCACATAATACAACCCTTCTGATTTATAGTATACATTTTAAGATTCAGATCAAAATGACTTACATATCTCACACTAAATATATTTAACACCACCTCAGGCACCCTCTGGCTCTAAAGCTTACCCTATATCAATGAGAAGTAACCACTTAAAACCACAGCTACCAAGGAGACCTATGGTGATAGTGGTGGTAGCATAGCGAAGACGTGTGGAGATGGGAAGAGGAGTAAAGGAAGTGTCTCTggcattattatcattatattattataaGGGAACAAGCAAATTTGAACAGCAATTTACAGCTTTCAAACTTATTTTACACACATTACTCAATCCTCAAAATAACTGCATAATAGGTAATATTATCTTTATATTACAAATAATGaaacagattcaagaaatgctagCTAACCTGGCCCTACCCAgaagtaataaaaagaaacaagggaCTCAAAATGAAGAGTTTTAACTCCAAGTTCCTGGTAAAATGACAACTATGGACACATTTCTCATCACTTCAGAGCCACAAATACTAACAAAGTACCAATGGAAAACTCACAGAAGGCACTTTAGCTAATAGCAACTcaagggtttttattttttcatcccaAACACTGCTTTCTTATCTAATAACCACTCCTAACTGTGAAACTCGTAACTGCATATGAACCTTGTAGCAACTGAATTACTTTATAAAACTAACTTTTATTCCTATTATATTCttgatatacatatattaaaatagtCAAACCTTAATTTGACTATAACTCAGAAGTGTGCTAACATCTGAGGTAGCCAGAAGGCAAAcccttaaaatataaaaagcccCACTGAACTACAGTCTTAGGTCTGCAACCTTTTGAAGTAGCCAGAAGCGATATAACTACTGTCAGGCACTGATCTGTAACCTAGATGCCTGGATAATTTGATAATAATGCTTTATtgtgtgactgtaaaaaccttagCTGTCTATCTTGTCTTAATGTCTATCAACCTTTGAAGTAGCAAATACTTGTAACTGTTATAAGGCACTGAACTATAACCTCAATGCCTGTATTTTTGGATAATGGTACCTTATATTGTAATTCATGACTAGCTCTGCTAAGACTCCCCTATCTCAATTTATGTAACTGGACAGTAACAGGACAACTAGTGACTGGCCCCACTTGTAACCCTTTATCTTATTTTACAACCCGGAAGCCTGGTGCCCCTGCACATTGCCCCCTTAATAATTATTAATGAAGTAACACAAGTCAGCCCAGAATTAACCACCTTGCTCATTACCCTAAGCCTACCTGTCCTGAATACTATCAAACTCTCCAAGTGTCTGCATTTCAAGGACAGAACTGTTTTAATCTCCTGTTCAACCTGTACTGCACATCACAATTAAAagttctctctttgaaatcccagTGGCTCAGAATCAGTTGTCAAGTGCACTGGACATCAAATAAGCATTTTTGTCCAGTATCACCtgtactgggttgaatagtgctccacccccacccccacccccaaattcatgtccacctagAACCTTAGAAAATGGCCTCaattggaaatagggtctctgcAGATATAATCAGCtaaaatgagatcatactggattagggtgggcctgaAATCCAATTATGACTAGCATTCCTATTAAAGGAGggagatttggacacagagacactcGGAGAAGATGGTCatatgaagacagaggcagagactggagttatgctggaagctgggaagaggcaaggaaggattcttccctcgAGTCTTCAGAGGGAGCAGGCTCTGCCAACAcattcatttcagacttctggcctccagacgtgtgagaataaatttctgttgttttaaaccacctagtttgtggtaatttgttactgcaaCTCTAGGATGCTAATACATTATCTAATAACTAGTGATGGGTTCCAAGATACCTAAGTATAAAATTCAAACCATCGGTTTTAAGCCTCTCCAAATCCCCACCGCCACCTAACTCAAGAAACTTAAGTGAAATAATTTCCGTCTTTTCCAGAGCAGTTGTTATTCAAATTAGAAAAAGCACTGGAAAATGGAGTCTGGCGACCTGAGTTCTAATCTTAAATTTGCCACTGTCTAGTTATATTATTTATAGCCAATCACAACCTTTCTGAGCCTTAAGAGATCTGATACTGCAATGCCTTTATTTCACTGAAGAAGAACCTGAAGTTTCTGTGAGCAGTAACATTCCAAAACATTAAGCTGAAGCCCCTCTGGCAGGAATACTCACTTATTCAATTCCGGTTTGAGAAGCCCCATTATCACAGTAAATCTCCCCTTCTCATCTTCATTTCCTCCGTGGAGAAATCGTGCCACAGAATCACAGTCAGTAACTTGAAGCAATAAGGCAAGCACTTCCCCAGCAACATCCTGAGATCTTGGGCTGGTCCATGGTTGCTTCAAGCTATGCATGATGGCAAAAATATAGATGGGTCCTGCCAAGTGATGCAGGCCTGTTTTCCATGCAGGGCAGACCAGGGAATTCTTCGCAGCCTCAACTTTTCCCAGTAGCTTAAGAAACAGTAATCCAACTTGTTCCGCTTTCTCAGCCACCTCAGAATGACCATCACTTCTACCTTCCTTTTCCCTGGGTGGGGCCGCGTACATCCCCAAGGCTTTTGCCACTTCCCCCAGCATCTCCGGCATTTCGCGGAACGGTGCGCCACTCCCCTCAAATAATTTGTCACATTCTGCAGCTTCTATTATAGCACTAACGTCCTGCAACACTGCACCTCTGGCGTCCCCCCGTTGGGCCTCCTGGCCTGTAAGACGATGcaaaacctgggagaaagcctgtCCGAGGGCGGTGGGAGGCCACCCTCCAGACAAGAAAGGACCTTCCCGCGATGGAGTTTTCCGAGCCCCATCAAGCTCCATTCCTCAGACTGCGGCAGGGAGCGGCGGGTCTCCGCCAGAGGACTAGAATGGAGGCGGGAAGGGACCTGCTCAAGAAGGATGGAATAACTCGGAGGCTGGAATTCTCCCAAAGAACAGAACTacatccaaataaaataaaactccgAGACGACCAGAAGAAGAAGACAAGAGCCTACCGGGATAAGAATAAAGGAAGGGACGCCGGAAAGGGTAAGATTCTAAGTAAGAGTCTCGGGCTCCCAACAGTGAATAAACTTCTCTTGCCTTTCtggagaggcaaaacaaaaacaaaacacaaaaactaaAGGGGTTAAGGAACAAACTCCTGAAACACAGCAAAACCCAAGCCAACCGCCTCTACAGCCCTTGTCGCATAACGTCGACGTCTATCCGGCACACGAACTAGGTAAATGGTTGCCGCAAAGCACAGGGCTGACTTCCGGCAATACTGCCGCAATGCGTTGTCATTTCACGACCTACGGTCGTAGAGCAACAGATCCAAGttcagaaaaaaagcagaaaggtGGGGCTATAGTGAATATATTTGCATAGATAATAACCACtttctaattttgtttgttttcatttattagcGGAAACTAAAGAATAATAACGGAATagtaataaaagttttaaaatgtacgGAATTTTATGTGTCAATGCCAAACGTATTTGGTACATTAGTCACCCTTTCTACAAAGTAAGTGGCACGTATCCGGGACTCCTCAAGGTAAACGCGCGCGCCGATCCTTTTGTGGTTCATGAACATGATGAATGGGTTTTCACACGTTTGTGTGATGTGTGCCTCCCTTGAACCTTGTTACGACGTGGGCACGTTACCCTTCTGATCTGAACTCGCAGGATTCGTGTTCGCTTAATCTTATAGGGGAATTTTTGTTTGAGGTTCTTGTTGTCTGGTTTACGCTGGTAACATCCGGTTGGCTGTGTAAACGTGTTCGGCAGCTGCGCTTTTTTCGTTTTTCGTATGGGTGTGGGTTTTTCAACGTGGGAGTTTTTATTTTTCGTTTCTAAATTTCTTAGTGGACGCTTCCAGTCTAATACTCCTTGCTTTTGTGTATTGCGTGAAGACAGTTAGGGGGAGGACCATAATCAACAACCCGGTATCTCATAAGCAAGTTTTCACGCTGAAAAAGGACGTAGTTACTATGAACGGTGCCTTATGAACTTTGCAGGGGAGTTTCAACCCTGACGATGTGACATACGGTGGGGAAGTAAAGAGCTGGCTGCATGAAGCTCGCGCGGCTTGTAGTCATGCAACAGAACACGGTCACGGGTGAGACATTGGGTTTCCTTTACAAGCTGTTGGTGTAAACTCAGTTCCCCATCAACCTCGTCATTCAGGAAAGTGGGTCTCGTTGAAATGGAAATTTCGA is a window encoding:
- the TTI2 gene encoding TELO2-interacting protein 2 isoform X2, with product MELDGARKTPSREGPFLSGGWPPTALGQAFSQVLHRLTGQEAQRGDARGAVLQDVSAIIEAAECDKLFEGSGAPFREMPEMLGEVAKALGMYAAPPREKEGRSDGHSEVAEKAEQVGLLFLKLLGKVEAAKNSLVCPAWKTGLHHLAGPIYIFAIMHSLKQPWTSPRSQDVAGEVLALLLQVTDCDSVARFLHGGNEDEKGRFTVIMGLLKPELNKESWKNNPATKHVFSWTLQQVTRPWLNQYLEKILPPSLLISDDYQTENKILGVHCLHHIVLNVPAADLLQYNRAQVLYHAIFNHLYTLEHHLIQAVLLCLLDLFPILEKAVQWKGGAARPTTHCDEVLQLVLTYMEPEHRLLLRRTYARNLPAFVRRLGILTVRHLKRLERVIIGYLEVYDGPEEEARLKILETLKLLIQHTWPRVSCRLVVLLKALLKLICDVARDQSLTPEPVKTALLQEATDCLILLDHCSQGRVKGLLAKSLQSCKDSKVVNCIRKVQQVSEEKMLGCR
- the TTI2 gene encoding TELO2-interacting protein 2 isoform X1, producing the protein MELDGARKTPSREGPFLSGGWPPTALGQAFSQVLHRLTGQEAQRGDARGAVLQDVSAIIEAAECDKLFEGSGAPFREMPEMLGEVAKALGMYAAPPREKEGRSDGHSEVAEKAEQVGLLFLKLLGKVEAAKNSLVCPAWKTGLHHLAGPIYIFAIMHSLKQPWTSPRSQDVAGEVLALLLQVTDCDSVARFLHGGNEDEKGRFTVIMGLLKPELNKESWKNNPATKHVFSWTLQQVTRPWLNQYLEKILPPSLLISDDYQTENKILGVHCLHHIVLNVPAADLLQYNRAQVLYHAIFNHLYTLEHHLIQAVLLCLLDLFPILEKAVQWKGGAARPTTHCDEVLQLVLTYMEPEHRLLLRRTYARNLPAFVRRLGILTVRHLKRLERVIIGYLEVYDGPEEEARLKILETLKLLIQHTWPRVSCRLVVLLKALLKLICDVARDQSLTPEPVKTALLQEATDCLILLDHCSQGRVKGLLAKSLQSCKDSKVVNCIRKVQQVSEGAPYDGT